The bacterium nucleotide sequence GGGTGATGACGTCCGTCGTGGTCCTGGCCCAGATGGCGTCTTCGCGGGCGGCCTGTCCGTAGGCCAGCGCAGACGACATGCAGACCATCGCCATCAGCATCGCGATCATCTTGCGTTTCATTTCCAACCTCCGGGGTTTTTCTTCGCTCTCGCCCTGGGGCTTCACGAATGTCGTTTCATGTCGACCTTGGCGTTTGCATCGACGGGATCCGCGGCCCGCGCCCCGCAGGAGCGGCGGACCTTCAGGACCACGTCGATCGTCTGGACGGTCACCTTGGCGCCGTCCGTATCCGTCAGTGTGTTCAGCATCAACCGCACGGCCTTCTGGCCCAGCGCGAAGGCGTCCACGTGCACCGTGGTCAGGGGCGGGCTCATGTACTGGGCCATGGCGATATTGTCGAATCCAACCACGGCCATGTCGCGGGGCACGGACACGCCCGCGTTGTTCAGGGCACTCATCAGCCCGATGGCCGTGCTGTCGTTGGCCGCGAAGACGGCCGTCGGCCGGGGCCGGTGCGAGAGCAGCGACGCGGCCGCCAGATAGCCGGACGATTCGCGGAAATCCCCCTGCACGACCAATTCGTCCCGCGGTTCGATCCCCGCCTCCGCCAGCCCGCGACGATAGCCGCGCAGGCGCTCATCGGCGTCCACGTTGCCCGCCGGGCCCGCGACCATGGCGATCTCCCGGTGCCCCAGCCCGACCAGGTGCGCCACGGCGGCGCGTGCACCCGAGAAGCTGGCGATGGAAACGGAGCTGCAGCCGTCCACGGCGA carries:
- a CDS encoding LacI family transcriptional regulator, encoding MSTIRDVARIAGVSIATVSRVFNGNAAVNEDKAQRVWTAASELDYWPNGAARSLTTSRSNTLGVLLPDLYGEFFSEVIRGIDQLARHEKYQTLISSSHANVEDVLTATRAMRGRIDGLIMMAPDNLTVEIIAKIRDHLPVILVNPPFAVDGCSSVSIASFSGARAAVAHLVGLGHREIAMVAGPAGNVDADERLRGYRRGLAEAGIEPRDELVVQGDFRESSGYLAAASLLSHRPRPTAVFAANDSTAIGLMSALNNAGVSVPRDMAVVGFDNIAMAQYMSPPLTTVHVDAFALGQKAVRLMLNTLTDTDGAKVTVQTIDVVLKVRRSCGARAADPVDANAKVDMKRHS